One Fictibacillus halophilus genomic window, TTTGAGATAATCCATATTTCCCTTCCATCCTAAGGTGAGACACTAATACATCTTCATCAAGATGAAAAATTAAAAATTTACCTCTTCGATACACATTTTGAAAGGTTTGACCTTTTAGCTTCAAAATGAATTCTTCCTTACCTGGATGCTTAATAATATTTTCCCAGTATATTTTTACGTCTGTAATCATTTTTCCTGGAAGAAATCGATTCAGTGTGTTTTTAACATTTTCGACTTCAGGTAACTCAGGCATCACTTCACCAACCCTTATTAGAAAAACAGCACCCTGGATCTATCGGATGCTGTTTCTTTATTATTTTGCTTCGAACCAGGAATTTCCCCAATTCACATCTACTTTTAATGGTACATCAAGTTCTACTGCTGATTCCATCACTTCGCAAACAATCTCTTCAAGTTTTTGCAACTCATGTTCTGGTACTTCAAAAATAAGTTCATCATGTACAGTGAGCAGCATTTTTGCTTCTAGTTTCTCATCTGTTAAACGCTGATCCATATCAACCATCGCTTTTTTAATGATATCTGCGGCAGTTCCTTGAATCGGCGTATTCATAGCTGTTCTCTCCGCGAAACTACGCAGGTTAAAGTTTCTGCTATTTATTTCAGGCAGATAACGTCGTCTATGAAGCAGAGTTGAAACAAAACCATTATGTTTTGCTTCAGAAACACTGTCCTTCATGTACTGCTGAACACCAGGGAAACTATCCAAATAGGACGCTATAAATTCCCCGGCTTCTTTCCTCGTGATACCGAGGCTTTGCGATAAGCCATAGTCACTGATTCCGTATACGATACCAAAGTTAACAGCTTTAGCGTGTCTTCTCATTTCAGATGTAACTTCGCTTTCTTCTACATGAAAAACGTCCATGGCGGTTTTTGTATGAACATCCATTTCCGTCTTAAATGCTTCCATCAAGTTTTCATCTTGAGAGATATGAGCCAATACGCGCAGTTCGATCTGTGAATAATCCGCCGCAAGAATTTTCCAGCCAGGCTGTGATGCAACAAATGCATGTCTGATCTTTCTTCCAGCTTCTAAACGAATCGGGATGTTTTGAAGGTTTGGATCGATAGAGCTCAGCCTTCCTGTTTGGGCAAGAACCTGGTTGAAGCGCGTATGAATCTTACCCGTATCTTCTTTTACTACTTTTAAAAGACCTTCAATATAAGTAGATCTTAACTTACCGAGCTGACGATAGATAAGGATCTTGTTAATGATCTCATGCTTGCCTTCTAACTTCTCTAATACATCAACAGAAGTTGAGTAACCCGTCTTGGTTTTCTTAACAGGAGGCAGGTTCAACTTCTCAAATAATATTTCACCCAATTGTTTAGGTGAGTTAATATTAAACGATACTCCAGCAAGTTCGTGAATATCTTTTTCAAGTGAAGTTAACTGTATATCTAAGTCAGCCCCCATTTTTTGCAGAGTATCTGATTTTACCTTTACGCCAAACTCTTCCATCTTGGCTAATACTAAAGCTAGTGGCATCTCTAACTGATAGAACAGATCACTTTGTTCATTTTCTTTTAACTTCTCATCTAGTAATTCACTCAATTGAAAAACAGTATGAGCTTTTCTACAAAGATGTTCAGCAAGAACAGCTTCATCTTCTGGCAGCTTTTTCTTAGCACCTTTTCCATATACAGCTTCATTTACGTCTACATTAGACTTTCCATACTGCTTCGCAACATCTGCTACTTCATCTAAGTTTTCAGAAGGATTAAGCAGATACGAAGCGAGCTGAATATCAAATTCAATACCATTCAACACGATTCCTTGCCCATGTAAGGCAACGTGTGCTCTCTTGGCATCAAACATTCTCTTCTTTTGATTCTCATCTTGCAGCCATTCCTGAAATTCTTCTGATTGATCAGCAAGACTTGAAGGAATATAAAATGTTCCAGCATCATTACTTACAGCAAAACCATGAATTTTCGCTTTATGATAATCCTCAGTAAGCGTTTCTACAATAAGAGATGAAGGGCTTTTTAACATATCAGCTTCAATCTTATTTACCGTTTTGAAAGTGAGCTCTTCTTTTTCTTCGTCCTGAAGAATTTCTTCATCGCCACCCAATCGTTCGAGCAATGAATTGAATCCTAATTCTTTGAAAAGAGGAAATACAGAAGACGTTTCATAACCATCGTAATTCGTCTCTTCTAGACTGATATCAATAGGAGCTTCTTTCGTTATCGTAGCAAGCTCTTTACTCATGATGGCTTGCTCTTTATTCTCCGTTAACCGTTCTTTTAGCTTAGCACCTGAGATCTCATCAATTGAATCTAGAACTTTTTCAATCGTGCCATATTGTTTGATCAATTTAATCGCAGTCTTTTCTCCAACACCAGGTACTCCTGGAATATTGTCGGAAGGGTCTCCCATAAGCCCCTTCATATCAATGATTTGATGGGGTGTAATTCCATACCGCTCGTTCACTTGTTCTACGGTATATGCCTCAACCTCAGTGATTCCTTTTCTAGTCAACACCACTTCGACATCAGGCGTAACGAGTTGAAGTAAGTCTTTATCACCCGTAAATACTTTCACATCCCAGTTTCCATCTGCAGCATAAGAAGCAAGTGTTCCAATAATGTCATCTGCTTCATAATTTTCAAGCTCATAACGCTTGATTTTAAATGCATCTAACAACTGTCTGATAAACGGAAACTGCTCTGATAATTCCGGCGGGGTTTTCTGACGTCCACCTTTATATTCACCAAAAGTCTTATGGCGGAATGTTGTTTTCCCGGCATCAAAAGCAACGAGGATATGTGTAGGCTTCTCGTCTTCTAAAATCTTTAATAGCATTTGTGTGAAACCGTACACAGCGTTTGTATAAACACCTTTATCGTTGTTTAAAAGAGGTAGAGCAAAAAAAGCTCTGTATGCAATACTGTTTCCATCAATAAGTACTAATTTATTTGTTTTTGCCAAGTCCGTAACCTCCTGATGACATTTCTTCTATCATCTATTGTATCACGATGACAACCAGAAACAAAAAAGTAGGAACAGAGGAGCTCTTGGCCATAAAAAAGGCGAGAATCCATGATGGACTCTCGCTAAGGGGGTACTGAAAAAGGATACTTTAATCATAAGATAAAACTGTTAACTAAAGAAAACAAAGGTGTAAAAGAATTGTAAATCTTACAACTCAAACTTCTTCGGAAACAGAATCGTAAATTGAGAGCCTTCACCTGGCTTACTCTGAACTTCAATTGTTCCGTGATGAGCTTCTACAAGATGCTTTACGATTGCGAGCCCTAATCCAGTTCCTCCTGAATTTCTGCTTCTGGCTTTATCTACACGGTAAAACCGTTCGAATATTCGAGGAATCTCACTTTCCTTGATGCCGATTCCTGTATCTTTGATCAGCAACTTCACATGGTCTTTCAGTTCTTCCACCATTACATCTACACGACCACCAGCAGGCGTGTACGTTAAGCTGTTCGATACAAGGTTGATGATGATTTGTTTCAGGCGAGGTGAATCTCCATCCATGACCGTTTCGCCTGTAACATCAATGGATAGAACAATCCCTTTCTTTTCAGCTTTTGGCAGAAGAATCTCAAAGGTCTCGTTTACTAAAGTCCCAAGATCAATAGATTGCGTTTCTAGGTGAAAACCTTGTTCACTTTTAGAAAGATCTAATAAGTCTTGGATAAGCGCCTGTAGTCGATCACTTTCGTTTAACATGATCGTTAGAAATTTATTCCTAAACTCTTCATTTTCACCTGCACCGTCTAATAAAGTCTCAGCAAACCCTTTTAAAGAAGTAATCGGCGTTTTAAGTTCATGTGATACATTTGCCACAAAATCTTTTCTTACTTGCTCAAGTTTCTTAAGCTCAGTAATATCGTGAAAAACAAGCACGATGCCTTTAAGCTTACCTCTTGCGTTCATGACAGGCGCACTATAGACATCGAAATGTTTTGTATCAATGTGAATAGGAATAACCGTGTTTCTTCTTACTTTTTTTTCAGTTAAATACGTTTCTTTCACAATATCCTTGATGGATGTGTAAGGAAACACTTCATAAAAGAGATGACCCGTCCAATAATCTGCATGTTCTTTAAACAGTTCTTTGAACGTTTTGTTTACTAAGTTGATATAGCCATTTTTATCAATAAGAATAAGTCCGCTTCCCATGTTTTCAATCAATGTTATCAATCGGTCGTGCTGTGCTTCTTGTGACTTTGTCATCTTCTCTAAGTTTCGTGCTAACACGTTTAAGGAATAGTTTAGCTCTCCAATATCTTCCCCAAAGTATTCATATGTTCTGGCTTTAAAGTTTCCTTTAGCAAGCTCTTTTGCAGTCTGAGTAGCCTCATCTACAGGTCTAACAATCTTATGAATCACTTTAAGAGATACGTAAAGAATAATGATAAAACAGATAAGGAAACCGATCGACATCATGATCCAAATCGATCTCTCTTCCGATTCCGCTGCACCTTCTGGAATTACGACCTGAATATACCCCGACTCGTCTCTCTTTTTTAACGTATAGTACAATTTTCCATTTTTATTCTTTTGAGCTAGTTTATCACTTTTCGGTACACTCTCTTTTTTAAATAGAGACATATTTCTTGGACTATTCGGGTCAGATGTATATTTCACGTTCCAATCTGAATCTAGAACATAGATTTCACCATCAAGATCTTTAGAAGCCGTTCTTAATAAACTTCTGATTACTAGCTGTGATTTCTCTGTCTTGAGGACTTGTTCGATCAAGCTTAATTCACCTTTATAGAAAGCTTCCCGTTTATCTTTCACACTATGATGAACAATGTTCCCCATAATTAGAGCTAATAAAATAAAAACCAATAAAATACCGAGCAGGAAAAAAGTTAGTACTCGGTTCTTAAAATCATGCATTATTGAGGCTCCTCTAGCTTATAACCTAATCCCCTTATGGTTTTAATATAAATTGGCTTACGTGTATTATTCTCGATTTTCTCTCTTAGATGACTGATATGAACATCAACAATTCGTGTGTCACCTACAAAATCATAGTTCCAAACTGCAGAAAGCAGCTGTTCCCTTGATAGAACACGACTCTTATGTCTAGCAAGATAAACGAGTAGTTCAAATTCTTTTGGTGTAAGTTCTAGTGCTTTTTCCTTGAAATATGCTTCATAGTTTTCTGGATAAATATCTACTTCACCAATCTTAAGGTGTTCTACTTCTTCTTTTTTCTTTTCTGATTCTGTATTAACTGATGTTGACCTGCGGAGGATTGCCTTCACCCTTGCAACCACCTCTCTTGGACTGAACGGTTTCGTCATATAATCATCCGCGCCCAACTCAAGGCCTAACACTTTATCAAACTCATCATCCTTAGCCGTTAACATGAGAATAGGAATATTTAATTTTCTTAGACGGAGTTCTTTACATACTTCTATTCCATCCATTTCCGGCAGCATAAGGTCTAATATGATTAGATTAGGTTCTTCACTTTCCGCTTTTTCTAATCCACTCTTGCCATCCATTGCCGTAACTACTTGAAATCCTGCTTGTTCTAAGTTAAATTGCAACAATGTTGAGATCGAAATTTCATCTTCTACTACGAGTAACTTTTGGCTCATCATATTCCCACCTTTTTACGACTTGTACAAATTCATCATACTATTTTTTTTATAGTGTGTACAAAAATCGCAAAATTTTCATAGTGGCTTTACATATCCTTAATATTTCTTTTACATTTGAAGGGATTTTTTGTATTTTTTGTTTGAATAAGGCGTTTTATAAAAAATAAACCTTTCATATGAAAGGTTTAGAAATTTTCCATTGTATTAGATGTGATGGATTTTGGAGCATATGGAGGACAAACTTGCAAAGTGCTCTTCAAAACTTCAATGCCCTCCTCATTTTCCGCTCTAACGATCATATGAACAATATGCTTATCTCTATTCACTTCAGTAATTTCAAATAAAAAAGTTAATTTGGAATAATGATAAACGGGTTTAATAAATGTGAAACTAGACTCTACGATAGAGCTTCCTGGACCTGGTAAATATTTGGATACAGCCGATGTCACCATTCCCATCAACATAATCTGAGGAACGACTGGCTTTTTATAAGGTGTCAATGTTGCGTAATCGTGTTGGATGAATAGTGGGTTATTGTCGTTTGTTAAACCTAAATACAAAAGAAGATCTTTATCTTCTATCGTTTCTTGCATCTCTAGTTTTTCCCCAGCTTGAATCTCATCTATTTTTCTTCCAAGTTTTCGTTTTTTTCCGATCAGCATTTAATGACCCCCTCTTGATGATAACGCTTTCATAAATAATAGGAGAAAAGATTCGGGGATTTGCCCGAATCTCTCACACGTTTATGCTAATACTTTCATAACTGATTTAACAGATTCAGCTGATTGATCAAGCGCAGCTTTCTCTTCTGCTGTTAGCTCAAGTTCAATGATTTCTTCTAGACCGCCACCGCCAAGTATCGTTGGAACGCCGAGACAAATACCATCGTAACCATATTCACCCTCTAAAAAGGCGATTGAAGGAAGCACTCTACGTTGGTCTTTAACGATTGCTTCTACCATCTCAACTAAAGAAGCGGCTGGTGCATAATAAGCAGATCCGTTACCTAAAAGATTAACGATTTCCCCTCCACCTTTACGTGTGCGCTCAACAATAGCATCTAAACGCTCTTTAGAGATTAATTTTTCTAAAGGAATCCCACCTGCGTAAGAGTAACGCACAAGTGGCACCATGTCGTCTCCGTGACCACCAAGAACAAAACCAGTAACATCTTTTACAGATACGTTAAGCTCCATAGCAACAAACGTACGGAAACGTGCTGTATCGAGTATTCCGGATTGTCCGATTACACGGCTTTTCGGAAAACCTGATTCTTTTAATACCGTGTAAGTCATGGCATCGACTGGATTTGTTAAAACGATAATCGTGCAATCTGGAGAATGTTTAACGATCTCCTTCGTTACGCTCTTCATAATTCCAGCGTTTGTGTTTACAAGATCATCACGACTCATACCTGGCTTACGAGCAATTCCCGCGGTTATAACAACTACATCAGATTCTGCCGTGTCTGCATAATCGCTCGTCCCAGTAATCGATGCATCAAAACCTTGAACAGGACTTGCTTCCATCATGTCAAGCGCCTTACCTTTAGTAGGGTTTTCCATTTGAGGAATATCAACTAATACTACATCCCCAACTTCTTTTTGTCCTAAGATAAAAGCCGTTGTCGCTCCTGTAAATCCTCCACCAATAACCGAAATCTTTTTTCGTTTGTTAGCCATGTCTTTCCCTCCAGGAACAGTTTAAAAAAACATAAAATATG contains:
- a CDS encoding response regulator transcription factor codes for the protein MSQKLLVVEDEISISTLLQFNLEQAGFQVVTAMDGKSGLEKAESEEPNLIILDLMLPEMDGIEVCKELRLRKLNIPILMLTAKDDEFDKVLGLELGADDYMTKPFSPREVVARVKAILRRSTSVNTESEKKKEEVEHLKIGEVDIYPENYEAYFKEKALELTPKEFELLVYLARHKSRVLSREQLLSAVWNYDFVGDTRIVDVHISHLREKIENNTRKPIYIKTIRGLGYKLEEPQ
- a CDS encoding MaoC family dehydratase codes for the protein MLIGKKRKLGRKIDEIQAGEKLEMQETIEDKDLLLYLGLTNDNNPLFIQHDYATLTPYKKPVVPQIMLMGMVTSAVSKYLPGPGSSIVESSFTFIKPVYHYSKLTFLFEITEVNRDKHIVHMIVRAENEEGIEVLKSTLQVCPPYAPKSITSNTMENF
- the pnpS gene encoding two-component system histidine kinase PnpS; translation: MHDFKNRVLTFFLLGILLVFILLALIMGNIVHHSVKDKREAFYKGELSLIEQVLKTEKSQLVIRSLLRTASKDLDGEIYVLDSDWNVKYTSDPNSPRNMSLFKKESVPKSDKLAQKNKNGKLYYTLKKRDESGYIQVVIPEGAAESEERSIWIMMSIGFLICFIIILYVSLKVIHKIVRPVDEATQTAKELAKGNFKARTYEYFGEDIGELNYSLNVLARNLEKMTKSQEAQHDRLITLIENMGSGLILIDKNGYINLVNKTFKELFKEHADYWTGHLFYEVFPYTSIKDIVKETYLTEKKVRRNTVIPIHIDTKHFDVYSAPVMNARGKLKGIVLVFHDITELKKLEQVRKDFVANVSHELKTPITSLKGFAETLLDGAGENEEFRNKFLTIMLNESDRLQALIQDLLDLSKSEQGFHLETQSIDLGTLVNETFEILLPKAEKKGIVLSIDVTGETVMDGDSPRLKQIIINLVSNSLTYTPAGGRVDVMVEELKDHVKLLIKDTGIGIKESEIPRIFERFYRVDKARSRNSGGTGLGLAIVKHLVEAHHGTIEVQSKPGEGSQFTILFPKKFEL
- the polA gene encoding DNA polymerase I codes for the protein MAKTNKLVLIDGNSIAYRAFFALPLLNNDKGVYTNAVYGFTQMLLKILEDEKPTHILVAFDAGKTTFRHKTFGEYKGGRQKTPPELSEQFPFIRQLLDAFKIKRYELENYEADDIIGTLASYAADGNWDVKVFTGDKDLLQLVTPDVEVVLTRKGITEVEAYTVEQVNERYGITPHQIIDMKGLMGDPSDNIPGVPGVGEKTAIKLIKQYGTIEKVLDSIDEISGAKLKERLTENKEQAIMSKELATITKEAPIDISLEETNYDGYETSSVFPLFKELGFNSLLERLGGDEEILQDEEKEELTFKTVNKIEADMLKSPSSLIVETLTEDYHKAKIHGFAVSNDAGTFYIPSSLADQSEEFQEWLQDENQKKRMFDAKRAHVALHGQGIVLNGIEFDIQLASYLLNPSENLDEVADVAKQYGKSNVDVNEAVYGKGAKKKLPEDEAVLAEHLCRKAHTVFQLSELLDEKLKENEQSDLFYQLEMPLALVLAKMEEFGVKVKSDTLQKMGADLDIQLTSLEKDIHELAGVSFNINSPKQLGEILFEKLNLPPVKKTKTGYSTSVDVLEKLEGKHEIINKILIYRQLGKLRSTYIEGLLKVVKEDTGKIHTRFNQVLAQTGRLSSIDPNLQNIPIRLEAGRKIRHAFVASQPGWKILAADYSQIELRVLAHISQDENLMEAFKTEMDVHTKTAMDVFHVEESEVTSEMRRHAKAVNFGIVYGISDYGLSQSLGITRKEAGEFIASYLDSFPGVQQYMKDSVSEAKHNGFVSTLLHRRRYLPEINSRNFNLRSFAERTAMNTPIQGTAADIIKKAMVDMDQRLTDEKLEAKMLLTVHDELIFEVPEHELQKLEEIVCEVMESAVELDVPLKVDVNWGNSWFEAK
- the mdh gene encoding malate dehydrogenase codes for the protein MANKRKKISVIGGGFTGATTAFILGQKEVGDVVLVDIPQMENPTKGKALDMMEASPVQGFDASITGTSDYADTAESDVVVITAGIARKPGMSRDDLVNTNAGIMKSVTKEIVKHSPDCTIIVLTNPVDAMTYTVLKESGFPKSRVIGQSGILDTARFRTFVAMELNVSVKDVTGFVLGGHGDDMVPLVRYSYAGGIPLEKLISKERLDAIVERTRKGGGEIVNLLGNGSAYYAPAASLVEMVEAIVKDQRRVLPSIAFLEGEYGYDGICLGVPTILGGGGLEEIIELELTAEEKAALDQSAESVKSVMKVLA